One stretch of Mycolicibacterium fallax DNA includes these proteins:
- a CDS encoding glycoside hydrolase family 6 protein codes for MISSAANAFVRWVGPALTVAAVAAGALQAGPVPTDAADVRLVNDGNPLAGMPFYVDPSSKAMVAAKNSPSPELEAVANTPQAYWLDQAFPAGSVGTTVSRYAGAAQAAGAMPIFSIYALPNRDCGSYAAGGFGSGDSYRAWIDGIAAGVGDRPATFIVEPDAIAMAGCLGPEQRDERFALIRYAVETLTRNPAAAVYIDAGHPRWLSAEDAAAGLQQAGIDRARGFSLNTTNYYTTEESIGYGEAVSGMTGGAHYVVDTSRNGAGPIDDSPMNWCNPAGRALGTPPTTATAGPHADAYLWIKRVGESDGSCASGQPAAGVFVNQYAIDLARNAGQQGS; via the coding sequence GTGATCTCCTCTGCCGCCAACGCGTTTGTTCGATGGGTCGGCCCCGCGCTGACCGTGGCCGCCGTCGCGGCCGGGGCCCTGCAGGCCGGCCCAGTTCCGACCGATGCCGCGGACGTCCGCCTGGTCAACGACGGGAACCCGCTGGCCGGGATGCCGTTCTACGTCGACCCGAGCTCCAAGGCGATGGTGGCGGCCAAGAACTCGCCGAGCCCCGAGCTGGAGGCGGTGGCCAACACGCCGCAGGCCTACTGGCTGGACCAGGCCTTCCCGGCCGGCTCGGTCGGCACCACGGTGTCGCGCTACGCCGGCGCGGCCCAGGCGGCCGGTGCAATGCCGATCTTCTCGATCTACGCCCTGCCGAACCGTGACTGCGGCAGCTACGCCGCGGGCGGGTTCGGATCCGGGGACAGCTACCGGGCCTGGATCGACGGGATCGCCGCCGGGGTCGGTGACCGACCTGCGACGTTCATCGTCGAGCCCGACGCGATCGCGATGGCCGGCTGCCTGGGGCCCGAGCAGCGTGACGAGCGGTTCGCGCTGATCCGCTACGCCGTGGAGACCCTGACCCGCAACCCGGCGGCCGCGGTGTACATCGACGCCGGGCATCCGCGCTGGCTCAGCGCCGAGGATGCCGCCGCCGGACTGCAGCAGGCCGGTATCGACCGGGCCCGCGGCTTCAGCCTCAACACCACGAACTACTACACCACCGAGGAATCCATCGGCTACGGCGAGGCCGTCTCCGGCATGACCGGCGGCGCGCACTATGTGGTGGACACCTCCCGCAACGGTGCCGGCCCGATCGACGACTCCCCGATGAACTGGTGCAACCCGGCCGGCCGGGCGCTGGGGACCCCGCCGACCACCGCCACCGCCGGCCCGCACGCCGACGCCTACCTGTGGATCAAGCGGGTCGGGGAATCCGACGGGTCGTGTGCCAGCGGGCAACCCGCCGCCGGTGTGTTCGTCAACCAGTACGCCATCGACCTGGCCCGCAACGCCGGCCAGCAGGGTTCCTGA
- a CDS encoding glutathione peroxidase encodes MTVHDFSVRAADGSTTSLNDYAGQLALIVNVASKCGFTAQYAGLETLYRQNRDRGLAVLGFPCNQFGAQEPGTDAEIQEFCASNYDVSFPVFAKIDVNGPGADPLYSYLREQAPGDFGPEHGPLYDYLKARRPEMIGSDEVKWNFTKFLVGRDGAVLRRFESAVTPAQITAEIEPLLG; translated from the coding sequence ATGACCGTCCATGATTTCTCGGTGCGGGCCGCCGACGGCTCAACCACATCGCTCAACGACTATGCCGGGCAGCTGGCGCTGATCGTCAACGTCGCCAGCAAATGCGGGTTCACTGCGCAGTACGCCGGCCTGGAAACCCTGTATCGGCAGAACCGGGATCGGGGCCTGGCGGTACTCGGGTTCCCCTGCAACCAGTTCGGTGCCCAGGAACCCGGCACCGATGCCGAGATCCAGGAGTTCTGCGCATCGAACTACGACGTCAGCTTCCCGGTCTTTGCCAAGATCGACGTCAACGGGCCCGGCGCGGACCCGCTCTACAGCTACCTGCGCGAACAGGCACCCGGCGATTTCGGCCCCGAGCACGGCCCGCTGTACGACTACCTCAAGGCCAGGCGCCCGGAGATGATCGGCAGCGACGAGGTGAAATGGAACTTCACCAAGTTCCTGGTCGGCCGCGACGGCGCGGTGCTCCGGCGATTCGAGTCGGCGGTGACGCCGGCACAGATCACGGCCGAGATCGAGCCACTGCTGGGCTGA
- a CDS encoding serine hydrolase domain-containing protein, with translation MPAAPAPALPAVGDIPAITQLVNQAIAAPRLPGAVVQVGHAGEVVLRRGFGERKLAGEPGLDGRPAPPEPMTVDTVFDLASLTKILATTTAVLQLYERGLVHLDDLVQDYLPEFNAADDPVRARVTLRMLLTHTSGIGGDLSHQGPWGLTAPDKADGIRRALTAPLELPPGEVFHYSDIGFIILGTLVEQITGQPLDEYVQAKVFDPLQMTDTRYLPAAKVCGPHQIRGTAVAFDKDASDVAACPPDSWSTDLLARIAPTALDEDTPGLNPDFGRPLRGTVHDPTARRMGGVAGSAGVFSTADDAGRYAQALLDRLAGRPSAFPLQRSTLELMTTPQQPGHHPGQLEAANAADRRAVALTPNRADPLAAPRYPAIPGQNLRGLGWDIDTPHSRPRGVVFPIGSFGHTGFTGVTMWIDPGSDTYVIVLANVIHQRGGPPITTLSGDVASAAAQALGLYGS, from the coding sequence ATCCCGGCGGCCCCCGCGCCGGCCCTGCCCGCCGTCGGCGACATCCCCGCGATCACCCAACTGGTCAACCAGGCGATCGCCGCGCCGCGGTTGCCGGGCGCGGTCGTCCAGGTCGGGCACGCCGGGGAGGTCGTGCTGCGCCGGGGGTTCGGTGAGCGCAAGCTGGCCGGCGAGCCCGGGCTCGACGGGCGGCCCGCACCGCCGGAGCCGATGACGGTGGACACCGTCTTCGATCTGGCCTCGCTGACCAAGATTCTGGCCACCACGACCGCCGTGCTGCAGCTCTACGAACGGGGCCTGGTGCACCTCGACGACCTCGTGCAGGACTACCTGCCGGAATTCAACGCGGCCGACGACCCGGTACGCGCCCGGGTGACGCTCCGGATGCTGCTCACCCACACCTCCGGCATCGGCGGCGACCTGAGCCACCAGGGTCCGTGGGGGCTGACGGCACCCGACAAGGCCGACGGGATCCGGCGTGCGCTCACCGCGCCGCTGGAACTCCCACCCGGCGAGGTGTTCCACTACTCGGACATCGGCTTCATCATTCTCGGCACCCTGGTCGAGCAGATCACCGGCCAGCCCTTGGACGAGTACGTCCAGGCCAAGGTGTTCGACCCGCTGCAGATGACCGACACCCGCTATCTGCCCGCGGCCAAGGTGTGCGGTCCGCATCAGATCCGTGGCACGGCAGTGGCTTTCGACAAGGACGCCTCCGATGTCGCCGCCTGCCCGCCGGATTCCTGGAGCACCGACCTGTTGGCCCGGATCGCCCCGACCGCCCTGGACGAGGACACCCCCGGGTTGAACCCGGACTTCGGCCGGCCGCTGCGCGGCACCGTGCACGACCCGACCGCGCGCCGCATGGGCGGGGTGGCCGGCAGCGCCGGGGTGTTCTCCACCGCCGACGACGCCGGCCGGTACGCCCAGGCGCTGCTGGACCGGCTGGCCGGTCGACCCAGCGCGTTCCCGCTCCAACGATCGACGCTGGAGTTGATGACCACGCCGCAGCAGCCCGGCCACCACCCCGGCCAGCTCGAGGCCGCCAACGCCGCGGATCGCCGCGCGGTGGCGCTGACCCCCAATCGGGCCGATCCGCTGGCCGCGCCCCGCTACCCGGCGATCCCCGGGCAGAACCTGCGCGGCCTCGGCTGGGACATCGACACCCCGCACTCCCGGCCGCGCGGCGTGGTGTTTCCGATCGGCAGCTTTGGTCACACCGGGTTCACCGGCGTGACGATGTGGATCGACCCCGGATCGGACACCTACGTGATCGTGCTGGCCAACGTCATCCACCAGCGCGGCGGCCCGCCCATCACCACCCTCAGCGGCGACGTGGCCAGCGCCGCCGCCCAGGCCCTGGGGTTGTACGGCAGTTAA
- a CDS encoding IclR family transcriptional regulator, whose amino-acid sequence MAVKGSSTAARVLTVFEAVAAHQPIGVAALARTLELDKSAVQRALVTLAEQGWIQARDDPATRWETAPRILAVLGGSHARAEQRRRTQQVLERLAVDTGETAIFNEPDGPHLVVSQVAESRRPLRMVPRIGARIPAGASATGRVLLPLLTAERRAELLGGQPDDRLRALLEQARERGYAASGEVDAPSMTIAAAVLGPTGHPIGAVAISGPAERMTPHEHPRLAALVCRAAEELSAG is encoded by the coding sequence ATGGCCGTCAAGGGCAGCTCCACGGCGGCCCGCGTGCTCACCGTCTTCGAGGCGGTCGCCGCGCACCAGCCGATCGGCGTGGCCGCGCTGGCCCGGACCCTGGAACTCGACAAGAGTGCGGTGCAGCGCGCCCTGGTCACCCTCGCCGAGCAGGGCTGGATCCAGGCGCGCGACGACCCGGCGACCCGGTGGGAGACCGCCCCGCGGATCCTCGCGGTCCTCGGCGGCTCACACGCCAGGGCCGAACAGCGTCGCCGGACGCAGCAGGTGCTGGAGCGGCTGGCCGTCGACACCGGCGAGACCGCGATCTTCAACGAGCCCGACGGCCCGCACCTGGTGGTTTCCCAGGTCGCCGAGAGTCGCCGGCCGCTGCGCATGGTGCCGCGGATCGGCGCGCGGATCCCGGCCGGGGCCAGCGCCACCGGCCGGGTGCTGCTGCCGTTGCTCACCGCCGAGCGGCGCGCCGAACTGCTTGGCGGTCAACCCGACGACCGGCTGCGCGCCCTGCTGGAGCAGGCCCGCGAGCGCGGTTATGCCGCCAGCGGCGAGGTGGACGCCCCCAGCATGACCATCGCCGCCGCGGTGCTCGGACCGACCGGGCACCCGATCGGCGCGGTGGCGATCAGCGGCCCCGCCGAGCGGATGACGCCCCACGAGCATCCGCGGCTGGCCGCGCTGGTGTGCCGCGCCGCCGAGGAGTTGTCCGCCGGTTAA
- a CDS encoding TauD/TfdA dioxygenase family protein, whose amino-acid sequence MSAIHVAPLRADLTFGARVTGVTLDTLADPEVRSLLRDTFEERGMILFEDVEPDGGLQVAISTVFGPLKDHPIPTVPRAGGALHPGVIEIGQEPREGNIVIVDGKEVTSWLPWHFDHCYNNKLNRAGVLRCITGVREGGQTGFADGIDLHRALSPELRRQIEDRNVLYSLNLRFRDMRFGLAEGFREIQPHKRLQETIDYGKNNLPRAVHPAVWTRDDGAKVLHISPWMAEGIEDAETPAGDALLEAVCREMLATITPYFHTWRPTDMVIWDNVRMLHAVNGHDPDERRVMHRTTIEGDYGLGYFENNAEGHRLLEMTV is encoded by the coding sequence ATGTCAGCCATTCACGTCGCGCCGCTTCGCGCCGACCTCACCTTCGGCGCCCGGGTCACCGGCGTCACGCTGGACACCCTGGCGGACCCGGAGGTCCGCTCGCTGCTCCGCGACACCTTCGAAGAGCGCGGGATGATTCTGTTCGAGGACGTGGAACCCGACGGCGGGCTACAGGTCGCGATCAGCACGGTGTTCGGCCCGCTCAAGGACCACCCGATCCCGACGGTGCCCCGGGCCGGCGGCGCGCTGCACCCCGGCGTCATCGAGATCGGGCAGGAACCGCGCGAGGGCAACATCGTGATTGTCGACGGCAAGGAGGTCACCTCCTGGCTGCCCTGGCACTTCGACCACTGCTACAACAACAAGCTGAACCGGGCCGGCGTGCTGCGGTGCATCACCGGGGTGCGCGAGGGCGGGCAGACCGGCTTCGCCGACGGCATCGATCTCCACCGCGCACTGTCCCCCGAACTGCGCCGGCAGATCGAGGACCGCAACGTCCTGTACAGCCTGAACCTGCGCTTCCGGGACATGCGCTTCGGTCTGGCCGAGGGGTTCCGCGAGATCCAACCGCACAAGCGGCTGCAGGAGACCATCGACTACGGCAAGAACAACCTGCCCCGCGCCGTGCACCCCGCGGTGTGGACCCGCGACGACGGCGCCAAGGTGCTGCACATCTCACCGTGGATGGCCGAGGGCATCGAGGACGCCGAGACACCGGCCGGCGACGCGCTGCTGGAGGCCGTCTGCCGGGAGATGCTGGCCACCATCACCCCGTACTTCCACACCTGGCGGCCCACCGACATGGTGATCTGGGACAACGTCCGGATGCTGCACGCCGTGAACGGGCACGATCCCGACGAGCGTCGCGTCATGCACCGCACCACCATCGAGGGCGACTACGGCCTGGGTTACTTCGAGAACAACGCCGAGGGCCACCGGCTGCTGGAAATGACCGTCTGA
- a CDS encoding rhodanese-like domain-containing protein, producing MRHWALMVVAAAGAAMIGLSGCGAAEPDPQAAASAGTAVADAHRLVDPEEFAAVIAEPDRVTVNVHVPFDGDIPGTDLSVPFDQIEQRRAELPADRNTPLAIYCRTGPMSTTAAAALTALGYTDVVELRGGMKAWRAEGRDMLGG from the coding sequence ATGAGGCACTGGGCGTTGATGGTGGTGGCGGCGGCCGGTGCGGCGATGATCGGGCTGTCCGGCTGCGGGGCCGCCGAGCCGGACCCGCAGGCCGCGGCCAGCGCCGGCACGGCCGTCGCCGATGCGCACCGGCTGGTGGATCCCGAGGAGTTCGCCGCGGTCATCGCCGAACCCGATCGGGTGACCGTCAACGTGCACGTGCCGTTCGACGGGGACATTCCCGGCACCGACCTGTCGGTGCCGTTCGACCAGATCGAGCAGCGGCGCGCGGAACTGCCCGCCGATCGCAACACCCCGCTGGCGATCTACTGCCGGACCGGACCGATGAGCACGACCGCCGCTGCGGCGCTCACCGCGCTGGGCTACACCGATGTGGTGGAGCTGCGCGGCGGGATGAAGGCGTGGCGGGCCGAGGGCCGCGACATGCTCGGCGGCTGA
- a CDS encoding DUF2237 family protein — MPDRLDRNVLGGRLEPCGTDPLTGFHRDGCCSTGPEDLGLHTICAVVSTEFLAHQRSIGNDLSTPMPAYRFPGLKPGDRWCVTARNWLRAHHAGCAAPVVLACTHERTLEVVPWETLRQYAVDVPDDPGEL, encoded by the coding sequence ATGCCCGACCGCCTCGACCGCAATGTCCTCGGCGGCCGACTGGAACCGTGCGGCACCGACCCGCTGACCGGGTTCCACCGCGACGGCTGCTGCTCGACCGGCCCGGAGGACCTCGGCCTGCACACCATCTGCGCGGTGGTCAGCACCGAGTTTCTGGCCCATCAACGGTCCATCGGCAACGACCTGTCGACCCCGATGCCGGCCTACCGATTTCCCGGGCTCAAGCCCGGTGACCGCTGGTGCGTCACCGCGCGAAACTGGTTGCGCGCCCACCACGCCGGATGTGCCGCGCCGGTGGTGCTGGCCTGCACACACGAGCGGACACTGGAGGTTGTCCCGTGGGAGACGCTGCGGCAGTACGCCGTTGACGTTCCCGATGACCCCGGCGAGCTGTGA
- a CDS encoding coiled-coil domain-containing protein, whose amino-acid sequence MKVHPVVARFAARRPMVGVIAGLAMLGLVWGGVAVADPNQDNLAQITELSRQVEELSQTIVNAQPDLDNKMKLLGAADQQHSADLALLEETRAALAGYQQVVDEYAVAVYMGGRTDSLSAVLTATSPSNLIDSLATARVIGAELNEQLKGLRGANLEAQNVEAASAKSALEAKAAVDAAVAVRSNLQAKRDELRERMAELNRSYALLPPDQQAGVTLPTDAALAALGPAGPIPTVGTGGLVPSARILLDYIQLTYPGVQSIGGVRGDALPDHPSGRALDIMIGSNMGLGDAINADLQQQAGRFGISYTMWRVAAHFDHVHVTVN is encoded by the coding sequence GTGAAGGTTCACCCGGTGGTGGCGAGGTTCGCCGCCCGCAGGCCGATGGTCGGGGTGATCGCCGGGCTCGCGATGCTGGGCCTGGTCTGGGGCGGAGTCGCCGTCGCCGACCCGAACCAGGACAACCTGGCGCAGATCACCGAACTGTCCCGCCAGGTCGAAGAGCTCTCGCAGACCATCGTCAACGCGCAACCGGATCTCGACAACAAGATGAAGCTGCTCGGCGCGGCGGACCAGCAGCATTCCGCGGACCTGGCCCTCCTCGAGGAGACCAGGGCGGCGCTGGCCGGCTACCAGCAGGTCGTCGACGAGTACGCGGTCGCGGTCTACATGGGCGGGCGGACCGACAGCCTGAGCGCGGTGCTGACCGCCACGTCGCCGTCGAACCTGATCGACAGCCTGGCCACCGCCCGGGTGATCGGCGCCGAACTCAACGAACAGCTCAAGGGTCTGCGCGGAGCGAACCTGGAGGCGCAGAACGTCGAGGCGGCCTCGGCGAAATCCGCGCTCGAGGCCAAGGCGGCGGTCGACGCCGCGGTTGCCGTGCGGTCGAACCTGCAGGCCAAGCGGGACGAGCTGCGGGAGCGGATGGCCGAACTGAACCGGAGCTACGCCCTGCTGCCGCCCGATCAGCAGGCCGGCGTGACGCTCCCGACGGATGCCGCGCTGGCGGCCCTCGGTCCGGCCGGCCCGATCCCGACGGTCGGCACCGGCGGCCTGGTCCCAAGCGCCAGGATCCTGCTGGACTACATCCAGCTCACCTATCCCGGGGTGCAGTCGATCGGTGGCGTGCGCGGGGATGCGCTGCCCGATCACCCGAGCGGGCGCGCGCTGGACATCATGATCGGCTCGAACATGGGGCTGGGCGACGCCATCAACGCCGACCTGCAGCAGCAGGCGGGCCGCTTCGGCATCAGCTACACGATGTGGCGGGTGGCCGCGCACTTCGACCACGTTCACGTCACGGTGAACTGA
- a CDS encoding SDR family oxidoreductase has protein sequence MKVTVLGAGGLIGTLLVDIFTRTGEQVVAASRRTGVDACSGAGLATALAGADVLVDVLNAPSFEDDEVLDFFSSTSTNLVAAARAAGVGHYVALSIVGVDGLPDSGYMRAKVAQERIVASSGLPYTIVRATQFHEFAPAIVESMVRETDLDVDDEHDVRVPDALIQPIAADEVAAFVAEVAVSPPRNHVVNIGGPEKMAFAALAREVLAKQRDHRRVAIDPQARYFGTTLTKNSLVTADGATIASIPFG, from the coding sequence GTGAAAGTAACGGTATTGGGGGCCGGCGGCCTGATCGGAACCCTGCTCGTCGACATCTTCACCCGCACCGGCGAGCAGGTGGTGGCCGCGTCCCGGCGCACCGGCGTGGACGCCTGCTCCGGCGCGGGCCTGGCCACCGCGCTGGCGGGGGCCGATGTGCTCGTCGACGTCCTGAACGCGCCGTCGTTCGAGGATGACGAGGTGCTGGATTTCTTCTCCAGCACGAGCACCAACCTGGTGGCCGCCGCGCGGGCGGCGGGCGTGGGCCACTACGTCGCGCTGTCGATCGTCGGCGTCGACGGGCTGCCCGACAGCGGCTACATGCGGGCCAAGGTCGCCCAGGAACGGATCGTGGCTTCCTCCGGTCTGCCGTACACCATCGTCCGGGCCACCCAGTTCCACGAGTTCGCGCCGGCGATCGTCGAGTCGATGGTCCGCGAGACCGACCTGGACGTGGACGACGAGCACGATGTGCGGGTGCCGGACGCACTGATTCAGCCGATCGCGGCCGACGAGGTGGCGGCCTTCGTGGCCGAGGTCGCGGTGTCCCCGCCGCGCAACCACGTCGTCAACATCGGCGGGCCGGAGAAGATGGCGTTCGCGGCGCTGGCCCGGGAGGTGCTGGCCAAACAGCGCGACCATCGGCGGGTGGCGATCGATCCGCAGGCGCGCTACTTCGGTACCACACTGACCAAGAACAGCCTGGTCACCGCGGACGGTGCGACGATCGCCTCGATTCCGTTCGGCTGA
- a CDS encoding isocitrate lyase/PEP mutase family protein translates to MTSLADLAATLKALHRKGDPVVLPTAWDAWSAGTAVAAGFAALTVGSHPMANSLGRTDGEGMTYDEAMARVAQITAAAGVPVSVDIEAGYGLPAERLIEGLLGAGAVGLNIEDTVHSEGGRLREPQEHADFVAALRAAADAAGVPVVINARTDVILKKIGDEADRVDRAIARLRLCAEFGADALYPVGFHDDATLRRLTGELPLPVNAIAHPATGELAALAAAGAGRISFGPTWQGALTERSNELLARWH, encoded by the coding sequence ATGACCTCCCTCGCCGATCTCGCCGCCACCCTCAAAGCTCTGCACCGTAAGGGCGACCCCGTCGTGCTGCCCACCGCTTGGGACGCCTGGTCCGCGGGCACCGCGGTTGCCGCCGGGTTCGCCGCGCTGACCGTCGGTTCGCATCCGATGGCCAATTCGCTCGGCCGGACCGACGGCGAGGGGATGACCTACGACGAGGCGATGGCCCGGGTCGCGCAGATCACCGCCGCCGCGGGCGTGCCGGTGTCGGTCGACATCGAGGCCGGCTACGGGCTGCCCGCCGAGCGGCTGATCGAGGGTCTGCTCGGGGCCGGGGCGGTGGGACTGAACATTGAGGACACCGTGCACTCCGAGGGCGGGCGGCTGCGCGAACCGCAGGAGCACGCCGACTTCGTCGCGGCGCTGCGGGCCGCGGCCGACGCCGCCGGGGTGCCGGTGGTGATCAACGCCCGCACCGACGTCATCCTCAAGAAGATCGGCGACGAGGCCGATCGGGTCGACCGGGCCATCGCGCGACTGCGGCTCTGCGCGGAATTCGGCGCGGACGCGCTGTACCCGGTCGGGTTCCACGACGACGCGACGCTGCGGCGGCTGACCGGTGAGCTGCCGCTGCCGGTCAACGCGATCGCGCATCCGGCGACCGGCGAGCTGGCGGCGCTGGCCGCCGCGGGAGCGGGCCGGATCAGCTTCGGACCGACGTGGCAGGGCGCGCTCACCGAGCGATCAAACGAGCTGCTCGCGCGCTGGCACTGA
- a CDS encoding PNPOx family protein → MSPTFTAAELDYLSAEPIGRLCTIGPAGEPQIRPVGVHLGPDGVTIDVVGHVLADTQKWRNVIREPQVAFIVDPR, encoded by the coding sequence ATGAGCCCGACGTTCACCGCCGCGGAACTGGACTACCTGAGCGCCGAACCGATCGGGCGGCTGTGCACGATCGGGCCGGCCGGCGAACCGCAGATCCGCCCGGTCGGGGTGCATCTGGGGCCGGATGGCGTCACCATCGATGTGGTCGGCCACGTCCTGGCCGACACGCAGAAGTGGCGCAACGTGATTCGCGAACCGCAGGTTGCCTTCATCGTCGACCCCCGCTGA
- a CDS encoding YVTN family beta-propeller repeat protein, whose amino-acid sequence MSAVTPATSVRSQLVGVLSAVLLTAVSAGCSGGDTETAGQSSTGPLPPVSTAVAGSVWVADETGNSLTVLDAAGNTVATTLTGIHGPHNVQVGRDGATVYATSVGADAVVAIDAATYQVAATAPTGSHPAHVIEAPNGKVYVADSGDGTVSIFQSRTLQSLGRIEVGGMPHGLRAAADGSVIVVANHMTGAVDVIDAHTDQMRFSVPVGTGPAQVAVSADGRYAYTGITEPAAVVKVDLDSRGVVGSVAVSAPPVQVYLTPDDTTVISADQGTPDAPGHAASLIDTAAMTVSATVPTGAGPHGVVIDPTGALAWVTNRYDDSVSVIDVASRGVSATIPVGTGPNGISYSPRPPAEGPASIALNLPAPTTVDDGDHGGQPPAHHPGGHAPAPTHHPEAPHPSGHP is encoded by the coding sequence ATGTCAGCGGTAACACCTGCCACCTCGGTGCGCTCCCAGCTTGTTGGGGTTCTGTCGGCGGTGCTGCTGACGGCGGTGTCGGCAGGTTGCTCAGGCGGTGACACCGAGACCGCCGGGCAGTCCTCCACCGGTCCCCTCCCGCCGGTATCGACCGCGGTGGCCGGGTCGGTGTGGGTGGCAGACGAGACCGGCAACAGCCTGACCGTCCTCGACGCCGCGGGCAACACGGTGGCAACCACCCTGACCGGCATCCACGGGCCGCACAATGTCCAGGTCGGCCGGGACGGCGCCACGGTCTACGCGACCAGCGTCGGCGCCGACGCGGTGGTGGCCATCGACGCCGCTACCTACCAGGTCGCGGCGACCGCACCGACCGGGTCGCACCCCGCGCATGTGATCGAGGCACCCAACGGCAAGGTCTATGTGGCCGATTCCGGGGACGGTACCGTGTCGATCTTCCAGAGCAGAACCCTGCAGTCGCTGGGACGAATCGAGGTCGGCGGGATGCCGCACGGCCTGCGCGCGGCCGCCGACGGCTCGGTGATCGTCGTCGCCAACCACATGACCGGCGCCGTGGACGTGATCGACGCCCACACCGATCAGATGCGGTTCTCGGTGCCGGTGGGCACCGGGCCGGCCCAGGTGGCGGTCAGCGCGGACGGACGCTACGCATATACCGGAATCACCGAGCCGGCCGCGGTGGTGAAGGTCGACCTCGATTCGCGCGGCGTGGTCGGCAGCGTCGCGGTATCGGCCCCACCGGTGCAGGTGTACCTCACCCCCGACGACACCACGGTGATCTCGGCCGACCAGGGCACCCCGGATGCGCCCGGGCATGCGGCGTCGCTGATCGACACCGCGGCGATGACGGTGAGCGCCACCGTGCCGACTGGGGCGGGGCCGCACGGTGTGGTGATCGATCCCACCGGCGCGCTGGCGTGGGTCACCAACAGATACGACGACAGTGTCTCGGTCATCGACGTGGCGAGCCGGGGAGTGTCGGCCACGATCCCGGTCGGGACCGGCCCCAACGGCATCAGCTACTCACCGCGACCCCCCGCCGAAGGCCCGGCCAGCATTGCGCTGAACCTTCCCGCACCGACCACCGTCGATGACGGGGACCACGGCGGCCAACCGCCGGCGCATCATCCGGGCGGCCACGCTCCGGCGCCGACTCACCACCCCGAAGCGCCGCATCCGTCAGGACATCCGTGA
- a CDS encoding DUF6653 family protein: MNVLQRYARAVGMNTDAWRRHANPWSVWTRFATLPLLIVAIWSRAWIGWWALVPLAVLVIWLWLNPRAFGPVDTPTAWSSKGIFGEHLWVQDRSQMPAGFAVVQRFWMVGGFAGAGMLVWGLITFAIWPTVFGATLIVYGQLWRIDRLGIFFDQHVTRGDVAR; this comes from the coding sequence ATGAACGTCCTGCAACGGTATGCCCGCGCGGTCGGCATGAACACGGATGCGTGGCGCCGCCACGCCAATCCGTGGAGCGTCTGGACCCGGTTCGCTACGCTCCCGTTGCTCATCGTGGCGATCTGGAGTCGCGCCTGGATCGGTTGGTGGGCGCTGGTGCCGCTGGCCGTGCTCGTGATCTGGCTGTGGCTCAATCCCCGGGCGTTCGGCCCGGTCGACACGCCGACCGCATGGTCATCGAAAGGCATTTTCGGCGAACATCTTTGGGTGCAGGACCGATCGCAGATGCCAGCCGGTTTCGCCGTTGTCCAGCGGTTCTGGATGGTCGGCGGTTTCGCGGGCGCCGGGATGTTGGTGTGGGGACTGATCACCTTTGCGATCTGGCCCACCGTGTTCGGCGCGACGCTCATCGTCTACGGCCAGCTGTGGCGCATCGACCGGCTCGGCATCTTCTTCGACCAGCACGTGACACGCGGGGATGTGGCGCGATAG